From the genome of Delphinus delphis chromosome 8, mDelDel1.2, whole genome shotgun sequence, one region includes:
- the RELT gene encoding tumor necrosis factor receptor superfamily member 19L has translation MKLSPPHWPLSCLLVLLPWPLATATSTTPWPCPPGEEPNLEPGRGTLCRSCPPGTFSASWGSSPCQPHSRCSPQGRLEAQVGTATRDTLCGNCQPGWFAPSEVPHVPCRPCSWTPLGTRGCYERGRRARRGMEVAARASGAGETRQPGNSTRAGSPEETAAQYAVIAIVPIFCLMGLLGILVCNLLKRKGYHCTAHKEVGPGPGGGGSGSGPQIMVLCSSSGVNPAYHTDDANEDTIGVLVRLITEKKENAAALEELLKEYHSKQLVQTSHRPLPRLPPGPPSMPHVCPHRHHLHTVQGLASLSGPCCSRCSQKWPEVLLSPEAAAATTPTPRLLPNPARVPKVGAKAGRQGEITILSVGRFRVARIPEQRMSSVASEVKTITEAGPSGGDLPDSPRRGLSSEQRTLLGSGGSHPKWLKSPAENKAEENRYVVRLSESNLVI, from the exons ATGAAGCTGAGCCCACCGCACTGGCCCCTATCCTGCCTCCTGGTG CTGTTGCCCTGGCCTCTGGCCACTGCAACATCAACAACCCCTTGGCCGTGCCCACCCGGCGAGGAGCCCAACCTG GAACCAGGGCGGGGCACATTATGCAGGTCCTGCCCCCCAGGCACCTTCTCAGCTTCCTGGGGCTCTAGCCCTTGCCAGCCGCACTCGCGCTGCAGCCCTCAAGGGAGGCTGGAGGCCCAGGTGGGCACGGCAACTCGAGACACACTATGTGGAAACTGCCAGCCTGG GTGGTTTGCCCCGTCAGAGGTCCCCCATGTTCCCTGTCGGCCGTGCTCCTGGACACCCCTGGGTACTCGCGGCTGTTACG AGCGGGGGCGACGGGCCCGACGTGGCATGGAGGTGGCAGCAAGGGCGAGTGGCGCGGGGGAGACGCGGCAGCCTGGGAACAGCACGCGGGCGGGCAGCCCCGAGGAGACAGCTGCCCAGTACGCGGTTATTGCCATTGTGCCCATCTTCTGCCTCATGGGGCTGCTAGGCATCCTGGTGTGTAACCTGCTCAAGCGGAAGGGCTACCACTGCACGGCCCACAAGGAGGTCGGGCCTGGTCCTGGAGGCGGAGGCAGCG GTTCGGGTCCTCA GATCATGGTTCTCTGTTCTTCCTCAGGGGTCAACCCTGCCTACCATACTGATGACGCCAATGAGGACACCATTGGGGTCCTGGTGCGCCTGATCACAGAGAAGAAAG AGAATGCGGCGGCCCTGGAGGAGCTGCTGAAGGAGTATCACAGCAAACAGCTGGTGCAGACCAGCCACAGGCCTCTACCCAG GCTGCCGCCGGGCCCACCCAGCATGCCACACGTCTGCCCGCATCGCCACCACCTCCACACTGTGCAGGGCCTGGCCTCCCTCTCTGGCCCCTGCTGCTCCCGTTGTAGCCAGAAGTGGCCCGAGGTGCTGCTGTCCCCCGAGGCTGCAGCTGCCACCACTCCTACTCCCAGACTCCTGCCCAACCCGGCCAGGGTGCCCAAGGTCGGGGCCAAGGCAGGACGCCAGGGCGAGATCACCATCTTGTCTGTGGGCAG GTTCCGTGTGGCCCGAATTCCTGAGCAGCGGATGAGTTCGGTGGCCTCAGAGGTGAAGACCATCACGGAGGCCGGGCCCTCAGGGGGTGATCTCCCTGACTCCCCACGACGTGGCCTCTCCAGTGAGCAGCGGACACTGCTGGGAAGTGGTGGAAGCCACCCTAAATGGCTGAAGTCCCCAGCAGAGAACAAGGCCGAG GAGAACCGCTATGTGGTCCGGCTGAGTGAGAGCAACCTGGTCATCTGA